CATATGACCTTTTGATTTATTTATTTTTATGAATTTAAGCAAATGAATTATATACTACAAGACCAGATCTTTTATGTTGTCCAAAATAACAGTAAAGTAAAAAAAAAAGTATAGATGTAAAAGGTGTCAAATACACAAGGACCCATGAATTTGTCAATGTCATGATGAGTGTGGCATTTGTAAGGTTTGCTTTTTGTCTGGTTTTAATGAGTGATCCCACAACCACTATTACCTTATTTGTTTTTGTTTGCATGTGAAAAAATAACTTTTACAAATCGTTGCGTTATATACAGTAATGCTTGTAAAAAAAATTACAACTTTGTTACCAATCAGTTAATTTCATACATACAAAATACTATATATCAGGGCTGCCTTAGGTTCCTCTAACTAACTTTGCCTTAGCTTCTTATCAATTATATTTTACATACAAAGTGATGAAGATGGTGGTCTATATAATGATGATGGGTGTATTGTCCTGATCTATGGAGAAAAAGGAAAGAGCCACTGCTTAAAAGTATCTAGTGCTTAGTTGACTCCATGTTTTACAGAACTGACGCCAATGCGTGTATGTGAACGTATGAATTGTGATATAATCAAACCGGGTGTCAACTTAAATCATAGCAGTTGTTAGATGTGATTAATGTAAGAGTTCATGAGCAAGTAGAGAGATGAGAAAAATTTATTGAATCAAACCGGATTTGAATTCCTCGGTTAAGCTAAATAGGAAATTAGGAATATCAGACGCAATGCAGCAAAAAGGCAACACATAAAAAAATTCCGGATATAATGTTCGGGATTTTGAACCCGACGTGAATCGAACACGCAACCTTCTGATCTGGAGTCAGACGCGCTACCATTGCGCCACGGATCCGGATGTTAATTACTTTCAATTTTTAACTTTTATCCTCAGTATAATTACATTCCTCTCACTTAAATTCACAAGGGCTTCTTTATCAAACTTTTCAAAGATAACGTGCACTATATATATATTCTTCTATACAAAAACCAGCAAGTTCTATTCTTCATGGTCTCTCATGATTAAGTGGTAATTGGTTCTTTGTTTTATTTTCTTATCTCTGATGTTCAAAAAAAAAAAAAAAGTTTTCTCATCTCTCTGGCCAATGCGTATTAAGATAAGAACTTAGAGTGGGAGCCAATTTGAGAATATGTTTAATATGAAGCTGGTGACATAGCAGGACGAAACATTAGCCTCAGCCCTCAAATTTTAAATGACTAATATGTATACGTATTAATAATCTATCCTCAATCCGTACGTAATGTTTCAAATCTCATGGCCTCAGGGCTAGACTGGCTTGTGGCTAATGTGAGAATTATATGAATCTTGTGTTTTTCAGACTGTTGATGGACAGAAGCTAAAGCTGGAAGAATCACAGAGGTGGCTCGAGCAAAGAAGGTGAAAATCTTGTTTCTGCGTTAGTTTTCTCATGGAAATTGATGATGGCCTTATTGAAATACCAACCTTCAGTTACTGTTACACATATAGGATTGTGAAATAAGATCGTTGAATAATAAATAAAAATAAACCCATGAAAAATCTAAAAGAAAGGCATTGTCATAAATTGGCCCATCTAAAACGCATAACATACAAATATAGAGCATTAGGCCCATTAAAGCTTTTAACTATCGACTTGAGCAGTCCCACATCGCTCAGACTAGGAAAAGAAGCTGTGTTTATATAGCTATGGAGTCAATGAGGTGATTGTCCCTTCGGGGACATCCGTTAAAATTGGAACGATACAGAGAAGATTAGCATGGCCCCTGCGCAAGGATGACACGCACAAATCGAGAAATGGTCCAAATTTTTTTTGATCTTTTTTTTTCAAATCGGTTTCTTCTTCATCTGTTCTTCTGTGTTTCAGTTTTAGCGTTTCCTGCGTTTTCTTCTTCTGGGTTTCGTTTCTTTACAATGTGTGATTTTACAATAGTTCGTTCGTTCAGTTTTGAAATAATATACGCTTAAAACAATCCGACATGGTGTCGTGGTCATTGTTGCAGTTCTCATGGTCGGGAAGATGCTGTGAACCAATGAAGTACATATCCTTGCTTTGATTAAAACGGTTGGGCTTTATACTCCACTTGAAACAGAGGTTCTGAATGGAAAAAAAAAAAAAAAAAACCAGAGTTTGTTGCTTTGATTGTTTTAAAATCAATTCTTCGAGATACCCGACCACCACAGGATAGTTTTCACTCCACAAAGTTTATAACTAAATGACCCACCACTTTAAATCGAATAAAGTTTACAACTTTGCAACTAATTTAGATCAAAGAAAGTTTGCAACTTTGTAACCAATTTAAATCGAAGAAAGTTAACAACTTTGTAAAGGAAACAAACAAAACATCAAAAAGAGAGAGCTTTGAATGTTATTTTGTAGAGAAGGGCGACACATCACATGCCCATACCAGCCATATCAGGGACATGCGTCTGAGTTTTCTCCTCTGCCTTCACAAGCACTGAGGCCTCTGTTGTTGTCAATAGCAAAGAAACGCTGCGATACAAGAAACAAACACACCATGAATCATAACTTAGTTTTACTTCTAAAGAAACAAGAACAGTTAAGAGTTTTGGAGACTCTCTCTTCTTACCTAGCAGCATCGGTTAAGGCGGTTTTGATAACCTTAACCGGGTCTATGATTCCAGCTTTCACCATATCAACATACGAACCTTACACAAAACAAAGACAGAAAACATTCAGAGTCTGATGAAGTTTGAGCTTTTGGGATGTTCAAAAAAGACAATCTCACTCCCACCTTTAGAAGCATCGAAACCGAAATTGCAATCGTCTTGCTCTAATAACTTGCCGACCACTAAAGAACCATCGTAACCAGCATTTGCAGCTATTGTCAATGCAGGAGCCTGTACAATATTACAAACTTCTTTGTCACGTTTTCATAAGTTTTTGGACTAAAAAGATTTTTCATTGGAAGAAGTTAAGAGATTAAAACCTTGAGAGCATTCTGAACTATCTGAACACCTCTTCTTTGATCCTCGTTTTGAGTTTCAAGGTTGTCTAAAGCCTTTGTAGCGTATAACAGGGCCACACCACCACCTAACATGACCAAACAATTAGAGGAAGTATATAGAGAGAAACAGATAATAATATTTTACTTACCAGGTATGATGCCTTCTTCTACGGCTGCTCTTGTAGCATTCAAAGCATCGGTGACTCTGTCTTTTCTTTCTCCAACTTCAGCTTCACTTGCTCCCCCTACCTAGTATAAGAACCAGACATTTATCAGCTACTTCGCCATGTAAGAGTTATAAATGATTGATGGGTGACTGACTAACCTTGAAGACTGCAACACCACCTGATAGTTTTGAGAGTCGTTCTTGCGTTTTCTCTTTATCAAATGTGGATGTGCTCTTCTCGTTTGCTGACCTTAACTGTACAGCATGAGGATGAAATTAATTATATTTTACTGTAATACAATGAGCAAGATTCATGAAAGAGTAGTGTAAGAAACACTCATATTACCTCTTCACATCTTTCTTCGATCAGCTTCTTGTCGCCACCACCGTGGAGGATGAGAGTATCATCCCGAGAGATAGTGACCTTATTCAAAGAACTTGTATTAGATTAGCATCTAAAGCAGAAACTCTAATATATATATATATATATATATTTTCTTCTCTTACCTTCTTTGCAGTTCCAAGCAATTCAGGACGAATTTTGTCAAGAGTTAGACCACGCTCCTCAGAGATAACCTGTGTGTAAACCAGTGAGTTAAAAAATGAAAAATAAACGTGAGAAAAAACATAACCACATGTTGTTTCTTGAGAAACTTTTTTACCTCTGCACCAGTAAGAACTGCAAGATCATCTAAGCTTGCTTTCCTGTTGTCACCAAAACCTGGAGCCTTGATAGCGCATACCTTAAGCCCAGCATGATGCTTGTTGAGAATCAGCATAGCTAATGCATCACTCTCTACATCTTCTGCTACAACAAGAAGTGGCCTGCTGCTCTGCACAACCACAATCGATAAGAGAAACAAGTGAGCGGCACTTTTTAATAGAAAAATTCTAATAATAGGTAATCAAGGGAAGGTATTACCTTCACAGCTGCCTCTAGAACTTTCAACAGCGAGTTCATGTCTGAAACCTTCTTCTCGTGAATGAGGATGATGGGATTCTCAAGCTCCTGGAAAAAAAATGCATATTTAGTCTAAAAACCATTCCTTGCCTTCACATATCAGACCAAAGAGAAAGATATGATGAACTTACGCATTTCTGAGTCTTCTCATCTGTGATGAAGTAAGGAGAGATGTAACCTCTGGCTAGCTTCATTCCTTCCACTACTTCTAGCTCGTTCTCTAAAGTATTCCCATCCTGAGTAGTTTAAGAAACGATGATGAGATATATAGCGATAAGTCAATCATTATCTGATCTAATAGCAAGGCATGAGAGAGCAAAGAAAGCTTACAGCAACAGTGATAACTCCTTCCTTTCCAACTTTCTCCATGGCTCTTGCAATTAATTCCCCAATCTCACGCTCTCCGTTTGCAGATATAGTAGCAACCTGTCAAAATAACAAATGCCATGGCAGTAAGAGATCAACTTCTGGTTATAATCATGACAATGAACCTGTTTTGAAATTCACCTGTGTGATCTCCTCTGGGGTACTAATCATAACAGCTCTGCTTTTCAAATCACAGACAACCGCATTAATTGCCATGTTTATGCCACTACGCAGATCCATCACATTCACACCAGCAGCCACCGACTTGCAACCTTCGGTGAGTATGGCCTGAGTCAAAACAGTCGCACAAGTGGTACCTTTACAACACAAAAGAAAGCAAACAGAAATTAAGACTGTCTCTGCATCGTGTTTTCAAGATAGTAAAAAACGTATCCAAGATGTTTAACTGAATCAAGAGAGGGAATCAAGTCAATATACCATCTCCAGCAACCTTGTTAGTGGCATTAGCGACCTGTTTAACGAGCTCAGCACCCATGTTCTTAGCTTTTGACTCAAATGAAATGCTTTTGGCCACGGTGACACCATCCTTTGTGATCTTTGGTGCGCCATAGCTGCTCTCAATTATCACATTCCTTCCCTAAACCAATAAAGATATTGAGATTGATATTTGCACTGCATTGATGATATAAACCTTCTGAAAACAAAAACAAAAAAAAAAAAAAAAAAAAAAAAAATTACCTTTGGGCCCATGGTTACTTTGACAGCTTCAGCAACCTCGGATACACCTTGCAACATAGCAGCACGAGCCCCAACCCCAAAACTGATGTCCTTAGCCACATAGTTTCTGCTGCTTATTATCCTTCCAGAAACCTTCCATGGTAAGAGAGAACACCAAAACATACATTTATTAAATAACTGAAGCTAGAACCTAGAAGATCTTCAACATCATTTGGACCGACTAAAACAGAGAGCGTTTGCAAATTGTAGAAGCTTAAAGGTAGAAACTTTAAGATGCAAATCCCTAACTTTTTGTTTCATTGCATCAACATTTCTAGCAGTATCTCGATTGCAAACAGGAATGCAGTAATCAAAGTTGAAATAAGATCTATAGTAAGTTCAGGAGACTCACCAGTTTCCTGGAAGTAGAGGAGCTGCAAGACAATTAAACCCAGAAAGATCAGTTCGAATTTGATCGAGAAGAGTGTTAAGTTAACAGAATAAGGTCAGTGAGTGAAACGTACCCAATTGAAGAAGATAACTTTGACAGCACTCTGTGCATTTTCGCTTGCAGAGAAAACTAGAGACAGAGAGGGGCTTCAAAGGGTTTAGGGTTTTTACTATCACACGATGATCAGGAATGTATTATAGTTTCGTCGAGGAAAGGAAAAAGAGAATTAAAGTCTGGAACTTTCCATCTTAGTGGGTCAGCTCTGTTTCTGCAACTCCAAGATTAGTTTTTTTCGTTCTTCCATAGGCCCATTTTACATTCTAATGGCCCAAACCACATCACTATAGAACTCACTCGCAGGCAAAATGATTAGTGTATTGTTGTGTGGGGGCATTAGAATGTTTGTGTAAGGAACACATACATAAGGGCGGCTAATGGCACCCTCCAAGATTGCACCAATGTTGTTGATCAGATGGCTCTCGTTGAATCCATCTAATCAACACCAAAAATGAGAGCTACCCTTTTGTTAAGGTAACGAAATTTTAAAGTTTCTACTTTCTAGGTTCATGGGCTCTCGGACAAACAAAGCTTAAGCTTGCCTACTTCTTTGTTCTATGAGCTTGTGTCAATGGTAACGGATTTTCCTGGAGTAGAACCAGAGCTGCTGCTGTTGCTTTCACTTTCTCCATTGGCTTAAGCCCAAGTTCATTTGATAATTTATACTGCTAACAGTTTGGTTCACATTAACAACTGTCTGTTAACTGTTTATATCTTGTTCGGGTCAGTAAGTTGTCTGGCAAAGTCTATAACTGTTGGTTGCTCGATCCATGTAGCCTTAAGGCCAGATATCAAAAAGAATAGAATAAGATACTTCTATTTCTAAAATTCGTAACGGAAAAACTTTATCATCCCCCACACTTGGGATTTGATCTAATAAAAGGATAATCAGCTAAAAAGTTGACCAAAATAGAGGTAGTCTTTATCTTGAAGATGAAGTCTCAATGGTGTTCCATTCACCTATGGCTATGACTATCATGCCTCTGTGTTGTCCCTCTTTTTTTTTTTTTTGGCAATACATCATGCAAAAATATCATCTGCAAACAATGGTTCTTCACCATTCACAGAATCTCCTTCAGGTGCACACTCTATTTGCTCATAGTTAAGTTGCCTAGACGCTTCATACACAGCAACACCAACACTCACCGACAGATTCAAACATCTCACATACGTTTCCACCATCGGTATACGTATGGTCCCACCTCCATATAACTCGCTTTTGCAGTCTGACAGCGCTTCAGGAGGTAGACCGCTTGTCTCTGACCCGAACAGGAGGTAATCGCCTCTTCTGTAAGAAAATTCCTGCATCAATCAAGTTGTGACAGTTGAGAACAAAAGCACCATCCTCTCTTGATGCAATGGATCATTTCAACTTTCTTCTAACCATTTTTTCAGTTACCTAATTTCTAAATGGCTATTGCTAAGAAACGCAGTGAGGTGTAGGAGACATGCAACTTACTGAATGTATCTTTGTTCCTCTTTTGGTGAAAGCTATCATCCGTTTCTCTCCCTCCTAATATAAAAAATAGACATATATACATGTCAAGTCAAATCAGACATATCCAGGGAACTGAAAGTAGTAGTGTTGAGGTGATGGAGAAACCTGTTTCCTGAAATATTCTTGAAACTCAGCCCATGAGCTGTGCGCTTTGACAACCACAAAGCTAAATGCTTTAAGTTAAGGGGCATGAATCTCACAACCTCTAACCATTAATAGTAACAAATGATATGCTTATGCAAGGGAAGGAACCAAAAAAAAAAAAAGAACATAGTTTAAGTGTGTATAGAAGAAACTAAAACTAGGTTGGGGGATACGGCCAATAATCCAAACCAGCTCGCTTTACTTTGGCGTCATCCACTTGAAAACCTAATGGCTGAAGCAGGAGAGATCAGATAAACACTTGGCAACAATGAATCAATTATATAAGGGGATAACATG
The DNA window shown above is from Brassica oleracea var. oleracea cultivar TO1000 chromosome C3, BOL, whole genome shotgun sequence and carries:
- the LOC106328439 gene encoding chaperonin CPN60-like 2, mitochondrial produces the protein MHRVLSKLSSSIGSSTSRKLVSGRIISSRNYVAKDISFGVGARAAMLQGVSEVAEAVKVTMGPKGRNVIIESSYGAPKITKDGVTVAKSISFESKAKNMGAELVKQVANATNKVAGDGTTCATVLTQAILTEGCKSVAAGVNVMDLRSGINMAINAVVCDLKSRAVMISTPEEITQVATISANGEREIGELIARAMEKVGKEGVITVADGNTLENELEVVEGMKLARGYISPYFITDEKTQKCELENPIILIHEKKVSDMNSLLKVLEAAVKSSRPLLVVAEDVESDALAMLILNKHHAGLKVCAIKAPGFGDNRKASLDDLAVLTGAEVISEERGLTLDKIRPELLGTAKKVTISRDDTLILHGGGDKKLIEERCEELRSANEKSTSTFDKEKTQERLSKLSGGVAVFKVGGASEAEVGERKDRVTDALNATRAAVEEGIIPGGGVALLYATKALDNLETQNEDQRRGVQIVQNALKAPALTIAANAGYDGSLVVGKLLEQDDCNFGFDASKGSYVDMVKAGIIDPVKVIKTALTDAASVSLLLTTTEASVLVKAEEKTQTHVPDMAGMGM
- the LOC106335103 gene encoding putative tRNA (cytidine(34)-2'-O)-methyltransferase, with protein sequence MGSCGRSSLSFFIASRPFHLRHQSSDRLLPSLGLTHLNLKRRLSLSITSFSTKILSPPPLSDKDKRSNALPRGAGEGVKEDARSKLLQVVLVSPQIPGNTGCIARTCAASAVGLHLVGPLGFQVDDAKVKRAGLDYWPFVVVKAHSSWAEFQEYFRKQEGEKRMIAFTKRGTKIHSEFSYRRGDYLLFGSETSGLPPEALSDCKSELYGGGTIRIPMVETYVRCLNLSVSVGVAVYEASRQLNYEQIECAPEGDSVNGEEPLFADDIFA